DNA sequence from the Scophthalmus maximus strain ysfricsl-2021 chromosome 1, ASM2237912v1, whole genome shotgun sequence genome:
ataaagCTCTGGAGAAAACAGAGGTTTCGTGAGTATTTTTTTCAGACCGACCCGTCGAACGGGTTTCTCTTGAGTTTTTTGACAGTACCACCCGCTCATTACAATACAGAGAATAAATATTGACAGGAGCCAAGTTTTAAGCTCTGAAGATGCTGTTGGAGCAGGCCACGGGACGTCCAAATTCCAACAGCAGACACGATTAAACTCGTTTTTACAGTAGTTTTTTCCTAGAAGTTCTGTTCGGTTCCCTTTTATGTCGTGTTGCTAATCTTTTTCGACCTCGGGCTGTGTTCCCATAAAGAACACAGGCACAAAGAAGACATCACTTTTCTGGGTTGTTCTCgttttatagttgtttttttatgaacacAATCTTTCctcaactttatttaaaatagtataaaaaaaaaacaagaagaaaactgGTGTAATACGGAGGAGAACGTTTTTTTGGCAGCGGACCAGTGAAAACTCTGTTGGCGTCGGAAGCAGTTTTAAAgccatttggttttttttaacaaagcttgcaggaaaacaagatgaaaaggaaagagaaatgagaTGAGGAACATTTCACAGTGTATCAAAGTACTGTACAAAAAGTCgctttatataaaaaaaaagggaaatgacgGGTGTTTTTCTAATCGTGTCCACACTGGCGTCACATTCAATTCATCCAAATATTTATAGATTGTCACACAAACGGAAGATATTCAGTGTGAGTGGGTTCACGTTAACACAGATCTCCACATAAAAGTTCATTAAATCCGGGTTTCGgttttatttaatcttatttgtgtgaatgtttaaAACCTTATCACAAAAGTGTTGTTCTAAAGGAATATctaaaatagtaaaaaaaaaagaatacttaTTGTAAACGGGGATGTTGTTGGTGTGAATATtaaatccatgtgtgtgtgaacaccaCTCAATGGcgcaaaaacaaagtcaaaaaaggaaaatattgcGCGCGTGtcgaaaaaaagtcaaatgacatAATGGTTTGCATCGTGGGCGACTTCCACCCCAGCCTCTAATCAGACACTGGtggtgcagagtgtgtgtgtgtgtgtaatgagagGGTGTGTGCAGGACGTCTGAGTGACGCAAAGTGTCAGAAGAGCGCGAATCAACAATTCAGAGGCGTTAATTAGTGTCGACTGGGACAGCCTGCTGTGTGCAGCGTGATTCTGTGTCTGCGGTAGTAAAGAGTCTGGTGTTTGTGCAGTCTGAAGTCCAGATCTTCACCCAGGTGAGTGCAGGAGcaagtaggaagaggaggaggaggaggatggagcagATTTATCAGTAAAGGTCCTTCCTGGTGCTCGGCAAGGATTggctggaggagcaggtggcACTGCGGATCACCTCCATCCACCTGGAGATGGGACAAATGACATTAAACTAAGAGAAAGAACTTTGTTGGTGATATAAATCAAGCAAATGCACTGAAAGCCAGTCAAGCACACATTTGTATTCATCTTCTTTTATTACAACAGCCAAAGCATGTTTTGAACACTGTTACCTGTGAGTGCAGGGTTTAGTTCACAAGAAAGTTGGATttaagtaaaagaaacaaaagtcaaaacGAAATTAATCCATTGTAGACGACGTGACCTTGCAACGTGGCGTGTTGTAAAACAGCCTTTATGATTATTTGATCTCCTCTGTAGATAAGAGATGGACATTTATTAGTTATATATTACACCCACCATGAACAATAAGGGACTTTCTCACCTCTCCGTCTGTTTCCCTCGAACATATTCTTATCTCCAACATCGCTCTCCTCGCTGAGactcaaactaaataaataggtTCTGGACGATGTGTGTGCTGTACCTTTCGAAGGTGTACTCGCTCTCTGATCTGAAGTAGTAGACGTGGGACTTGAAGTGGAGTTTGAAGACGTAATCTTTGTGGATGTTCTCCGACTCGGACGGCACTGTGACGGAGTAGCCCAGCAGGGGAAGGCTGGCAAGAGGGTAGTCATCCTGCAGGCGGGGGGAAgaaaaatttactttttcatcTCCCTCACTCGTTTTCATTGAGCAGCGATTGACTTGCACATCCAACAGGTTCATACAAGAACAAACCTTGTCACAACTCACTAACCCCTTATTCAACAACTCAACTCATCCACCGCAGCTATTAGAATTACTGTGTCATACTCAGCTCGCTCCTGTGCGTCTAACCTGATGTGACTTGTAGAAGAAGAGGCTGAAGTTGGTGAAAACCACCCAGAGCTTCTGCCAGCCATTGCTGTTCTTGAACTTCCTCAGCAAGTTACCTGACAGCTGGTTCtggaggcaaaaagaaaaacagagggagaaaaaacaatgaagcaaAAGTGTTAGTGtcacaatatattttcattttagcgATAAAACGGGAAGAAAAGGATAAAGAAGGGAATAATTATATTTCTACACTCATGCAAAACCAGGACACACAGTTGAATGCAAAAATTTAGGTGATGTTGAATTCTCAAgttcagattttttaattttcaagtaTTTTGCATTCAACTGTGCATTCTAATATCAATGTAACATGACAGTAAGAATAGTTTGggatcacattttatttgattggTGAAGTAAAACCACTCCAATTGTGTTGtgcaacaaaaagagaaatgaggTTAAAATACATAGATTAGagtttatcatgttttttttttatatttatttttcctgtaatTTTTTGGTGAATTTCCCTACAGGCATATTTCAttctgagctgctgcagtacCTCACTACTCCAGCAGGTGTCAATAAAGGACAGGCTGGCCATCCTGTACCAGCAAaccacagaaagagagagagacgtgggCCCCTGATGTCTGCTGAGGGGCCTTGTCAATTCACTAGCCAGGCTACTGTCCCATTTGAAGGGAGGGGgatggaagatggagagagagacagagagagagagaaagacagagggtgGAAGAGATGGATGAAGACGGAGGGGTggtagaagaaagaaaggatgtAAACACAGAAAAGTAAGACACCAGGACAGACACTACACACTGGACAGCAACAGACGACAGgacagagacaggagaggaaaaacagcagtgtgacgCGCGGAGGGAGGGAAACGAGACACGAGAAAAAACGGAGCGGGTTACCTCGACGGCAACGCTGAAGTCCACCATGGACACGCTGGTGTTGCGGTGCCAGCAGACGTGCACGGTGGTGTTGCCACGGTGACCCTGGCGCTCCAGGGACGTGCGCGAGCCGCAGAGCTCCTCCTCGGACTCCTGCTCGCCGGCACCGTCCTCCAGCAGCTCTGGGGGACAACAAACACTGGTCAGCAGGGAGAAGTGGGCTCCGCCGGGTAAAACATGTGGCAATAACCTGGCTACAGCTATCCCAGCAAGCCTCGCCATGTTAAGATTCAGTTCTCAGCAGTCTGAGGATGTGTGTAACAATATTATCGAATACACAGTAATAACActtgttgagatattttagtTTCACCGTAGCTGCAGATGAAGAAGCCACAGAACAAAGAGCTgggctccaaaaaaaaaagtgatcaaaGCAATTTTAATACAGTctggacacgcacacaaaaaaaagacgaggAAAAAATGACCCTTCTGTTGTGACTTGTAAGCCAATACTCTTTAACTGTCTGAGTTAAAACTGTTCACAGCAGAGGGACAATATAGAGACATCGAAGCAAAGGTCACCAGACGGAGGCGTCATTGAACAGTGTGACAGGCATTTAAGAtcaagaatgacaataaaaagaagaagatgagaaaTAGGGGCGACAGCTGGCGACGGGAACGACAAATATCCAGGGACGAAAGACAACCTGCAACAATTCAGTGGGATTATTCCTGTGGTGCAGAAAGCGCCTGTCTGCTAAAGGAGGATGAAAGTTAGAAGACAGTCATATCTATAGGTAGGGGGTTGTCCCTTAGCTGATGGGAGAAAATATGACCAGTCAGTAAAAGCTAACAGGTCCCAGCTGACGTCTCTGCGTCACATCATGGCTTCTGAGAGATTTTCGGCGAGAAGAGCCGTTGTGGGCGATAAATCACATGtggaaacatttccagaaatAACTGGGTTTCATGACTCAGCTCGCTCAACGTTCTGGTTCTCACAGGGACCCAGACGGTCCTGCCAGTGGTGTGTGAGCAGGGGGAACGTAGCAGGTTGGAGGAGCAGGCAGGAAAATCCAGGGAAAAAAacctacaaaaataaatgaaaataacctGTTTAAGGTTTTATTCTGTGGCCGACTTACTGTTGTCAGGGAGGCTGGTGaagagcaggtcagaggtcgggcTGCTGCTCTGTTCCGCCAGGTCAATCGCCATCTTGATGTCCTCCACCCACCGCTCCATCTCCGACGCGCAGCTtgacacacacagttaaaaatATACGTATATTTTGTATCTGCACACTGAGTCGATACAAAtcgagaaaaggagagaaaattagggggggggggggggtaagtcGTGATAAAGTCGGCATTGAGCAATGAAATCCTCTGTGTTGAAACTTTTTAATCAGTGAAAGAGTAACTGAATGGAAACTAGGTCACATGGTTAAATTTCATTagaggacaaacacaaagtgtggCAGACGTCCCATGGAAAAGAGATTAAATTTTTAATGAGGCTGACCTGTATTAATCAGTTGTTCTTCTtagacacacacagcttctATTCATTATGGATGATCGGATGAGGAAATCTGTTTGTTcctgtcatgttttcattttattatcttAAATTTATATCATGTCACGCCATCTAAATCATTATTAGTATTATAGGACCAAATATGTTGATTGTGATTTAGgtaaaatgtgtatgtgtgtgtttacctggcCGCCACCACAACAGACTGGCGCTGTCCAAACAACGTGAAGGAATGAGGGACTCCCCActcctcctcactttctctgatctgcagacacacaaacaaggcatcatcacacacatattcatacacttgagatttttttcatgacattttttgggaGGGACAAACTCAGAAATAACACAGATATACAAATATCCACGGACAACATCATATTTTGAGTTTCTACCATGGATACTGCTATTAAATTACAAAACCAGCACTAATCTAATAAGGGTGCTGACACGTGCCAAATCCCTGGCGGTGGACCTCATTGGTCCCAAATCTGGTCGGAAATATTCACAGTACATGCATGTGAGCAGAATCCACAGCTGCTTCTAACGACAAACCAAActtagagagaagaaaaaacactttcaaggGAGAGGGAACAGATCGTACCGTCATGCCATAGAGGGGCAGCTGGCCATGAACTTTAAACTGGTTGGCCGGGGTCGTCCCTCGGCTGGTGTACACCAAGGAATCACTGAACTAAGGGGAAGATAAATTGTTATTCTTTATGGCCATCACTgatattacaaatatttcatGTATTAGCTGTGAGGTCATACCAGGAAGAACATCCTCTGCTGAAGGCCCTTCCCCGAGAGCTTGCTGAGGCAGCCGAGTCTGATGAACTCCTGGAAGTGGAACACAAACATATTGTGAAAAGTAttccagcagcagagagaaagccAAGATGGATAAATCAGAAGAATGAGTCTCTTAATCGCAGGACTGGATgattgatttaataataatcCTGCTTTTCTGCAGAGCTTGacctcttaaatgtgaataatttacaCCTCTCATTATCTAGCTaagaacaatgaaaacattaacatcaaagtgtcctctctctctccaaataaataaatgcagatgGACGAACCCTGCCGCGGATGGCGAGGTTGTCGATGCCGGTCAGGTCTTTCTTCAGCTCCAGGAGCTTCTGGAAGTTCTCCATCTTCATCATGCAGCCTTGGAGCTGCAGCACCATCTCTGAGATGTCCGCCAGGGCCGCTGAGGGAACACGTTAAGATGTTTGTAGCAAAACAAGCGGGCATTTctgacaaacgcacacacacacaaacaccctgcCCCGTACCTCTGCAGTCCCTGAAGTCTTCGTGCGTGGGCGGGTAGTGCTTGCAGAGCCGCTCCAGGATGAGTTTGTAGTGCAGTAGGCGATGCAGAGGTCGCAGGAGGAAGATGTTGAAGGGCAGGTAGCAAACCCTCTGCTGCTCAAAGTCTCGACACAGAGTCTCCACCTTCCGACTGGACCTGAGGACGGACGCAAAgttgtaagaaaataaaaatgtagtttcTTTCCGCTTGGAAAATACCTGCTAGTAAGTAAAAGTTTGCTCGATTCTAGCTTCAAGTTCTGCATAGTGCACCCACTTGCAGGCCCGTTCCAGTTCAACCAGACACTCTGAATGTTTCTGCAGATGAACTGTCAACTGCTGTAGAtgcaaaagagacaaaagacagttttaaaaaaagagacaggaaggaacaaaacaaacctgaaaTCATAAAGAAAATTACaggacaaaacaatacaagGGAGACATAGTTACCCTCAGACCCTGAATGTTCTTCAGTAAAACATCGCCGATTCGTTGATAGTCTCCCTTAATGTGGGCGTTGGAGCGACCCTCCCTGTGAGAGACAAGTCAAGAATGGagatatgatttattatttgttcatACGCAGTTACATTTGCCAGTAGATGTCAGGCCAGAGCCGAGTTTCTCACACAGGAATGGAAAATCTTCAATCAATTCCCACTATCCCATTCATCTGACCAGCAAAGTGTTGGGCCCTCGCCACAAAGcatggagtttgtgtgtgtgtgtgcgtgtctgtcatTACATATAATAACACAGACAAGATTCCCAAAGGAGGAAAGCAACGGCCTGCATGAGTCTGAGTGTGCCCACTAATTCCCATGCAGTGATGTCACATAGGACTTGAGGTCTTGGTGACTTGGTCCATGTCACACATGATGTAAAATGGCACAGAGTCGGCGGTATGTGACTAaatagtgtgttttttttttaaattgtagtgTATGTCATGGGGATGAAGAGATACTGACCACTGTGCCAGCCGCTGCTCCACCTCTTTGAGGAAGCCCTGGTGAAACTTGTGGACCGGATCGTAGTTGGCGGAGATCAGGTTCTGAACGGAGTCAGGAAAGGCCTCGTCTTTCCCCACAGAACTCTGGAAGGACTATGatggacacacaaaacacaaagaaaatgcaaaGTTTGTAACTTGGGACCATTAAAAAACCCACACTCTGAACTTCAGGACAGCTCAGGATTCTACGCTTTTTTCTAACATCTGTCGACCACATGATTATTCAGTTAACAGAGAAAATTATCATAATGCAAATAATTGTTGGTTGCATCCCTAGCTGAGGTCAGATAAGTCGTGTTTCATAAAATGAATTATGCTTTGAAACAATTTTAAACACCATATGTGAGCTCTTCTAAATTAAATGAAGTGAATGCAGTTCTCAAAAgggaaccacacacacacacacacacacacacacacacacacacacacacacacacacacacacacacacacacacacacacacacacacacacacacacacacacacacacacacacacacacacacacacacacacacacacacacacacacacacacacacacacacacacacacacacacacacacacacacaatccctaCAACCCCTGACACAGAGGTGTTATATCCCCTCCCTCAGAATAAATCACCAACGATTACAACGGCCGCCACGGACAGAAGGCCGTCCAGCTGTTTCGCAGGACAATTCACTGGGATGCAGGAAGGGTGACAgtgaggtgagggaggagaaaggggggagaggagaagggtgTGATCCCTCGGGCTTCAGCGGTGCCAgccaaagaaaatatttaagagggttttttttaaaaacgccAGCGCGCACGCCTTCCTACCACATCAAAGAGGGTGGAAACTACagttgagaagaaaaacagctgaGAGGGGGAGACGGACACACGAGAGGGGAAACGTGACATTAAATCTCCCCCTCCGCGGTGAGGTCACATGTCAAGGTCAGCTTCACAATATGAAGGTGATGGGGTCTGCAGCAGGCAGGTGCTTCAACTTGTTCCCCCCACGGTTGCTGGTCTTTACTCCTGCTGCTAATTCTCCCCTCGTTTGTTAGTAACAGGCAGTAAAAAGCGAGAGACAGTCGAGCGGAATCACAGGGACAGAGTCTGATGCACATTAGGATTCAGCATCCAGATGTCGTGTTTGTGAACGCAGTCATTGGATTTTTTgcgtttttttcttgtaaactCAAGAAGCCGGGATCAAATCGTCTATTTAGTccaaaagaagaaacaagatACATGCGTGCTGGCTGAAAGGGAGCTGAATTACAAGGCATACAAAGCAAGACTGTAATCTTTTCTAAAACACAAGGAACTTTAACATGCTCACTTCCAAACTCTGTTTCCTGTCATCTGTCCTGCTCAATGAAAAAGCTCATAAAGCTTCAGATGTCGAGCCTGGGGCTTGGTCCAAACTAAATGCACATGAAAGCCAATTTTTTTCAGGGGCGggaattacaaaaataatagtGGGAAAGCATCTGATAACACAATGTAATATTAATGTCACATGACATAAAATACTTTGGTTCACgatgaagaggggggaaaaaaactccctgtcTGAATATTTTCACTTTACTGATATTTTAGTctgtaaaaaaacccagctAATTCACCAGCTCTTGACTCACTGTCCCAAGACGTGAACTTTAAACAAGACTTTACTCCACGTCAGGCTTTGGACTAACCAGCTTTGACTCATGAAATCCAGAACTGAGGCTTTAAAGGGAGCAGATTTGCCTCCCTGTGTCTCTGCGTGCTATGCAGGGCTGTGTACTTTAGGGAGAATTTTTACACTTGGCCAGAGCAGCTCCTGGTCTTCACGCGTCTCCCTCCTTCAGCTAGATGAGATCAGCCTCAGTGTTTAGACGGGACATAGccgaagaagaaaagaaaaaaggccagaCTAAGTAGACAGAACATGTGGATAGACATGTAGAAGCTCTTACCTCCGTGACAACCTGCAGGTCTTTGAGGTAGGTCCTCTCCGTGGTCAACAGTTCCTTGGCTATGAAGTAGGCCTTGTCTGTGGGATACTTCTAGACACAAAGCGAAAGATAAGAACAATCCAgctgtccatccatctgtctattGATAAATCCCCTCATCTATTCAGCCCTCAGCACATTCATTatgaaaaaatgagaaacactACTAAGAGAGCGCTGTTCTTTCAATTCTGCAtgttaaaagaaatgaagaaattcTTGCAACAGTAGATCGtaaaagggggagagggaacTGTAGTTGTATATACTCTATGTTATATAGTGAATAGCTATGAAATTTTCTGGACTTGAtttttccacctcctccctaTCCACATAGCCCACCTTCCTCCTCgcttcgtcctcgtcctcattgCGGACGTATCCGGCTTCGGTGAGCAGCGGGCTGGTGAGCGGCGATAGCTGCTGACCTTCGGGAATCTGACCTGGACCAAGGACGCCGGCGTCGTCCACCCACTGTCCGTTCGCTGAGCCGTTGCCGTTGACTACGACGTGGGGACTTCCCAGCGGAGAGTCGTCTGAGCCGGGACTTcctgtgggaggaggggggagaaaaaaaggaaaattggaAAGGGGAGGGAGATAGGGACGGGAATAGAACAAAGAGTGAGATAAGAGAGAAGATGGCAGGAGAGGATAAGGGATGGTGTTAAGGTGGAGTCTACATGTGTGATATGAAAGCTGAATTCATGAAATTCGCTGCCACTGTTTAATCATCTTTCTTATCACTTAATTCTTACAAGgctactgttttgttttttcaagatgTTGACATATTCTCCTACATGTAACCAGCCAGTGTGCTGCAATGAATTTCAAGATTAGACAATCCAACGCAATCAATCTTAAACTCTGCGTCAGGACCCAAAATGAGCAGCTGTCATGTTCCAGCAGGTGGCCACATGACGAAAACGCTACAGTCCCTCGACCCTCAACAAGGCTACGTCTACTCTATTTCTCTATTTGGAAAGAGTGATAGAAAGGTGGAAACAACATCATGATATGTAAAGCAGCTGGTTAGTTAGGAGCTATGGATTATACAAGTCTGTCAATTTCCAAGACTTTAATGAATATCTGTGCATTATAAGGGCaagtgaaaagacaaacaatggaGTTGTGCATGTTGAAAAGCTaagcaaaatatttttgaattaagCGATTATTAGATTACAGTATGTATCAGTCTTTCCATTTCCCTTACAATACACTATAGATACAGTATGATCTTCCAAGGCTATGAGATAGTTGTGATGCCTaaaatcagatgtttttttaacaggagTCTGGTCTGAAATCAATTTCTCCTTTTTGGGAAAATACCATCAtctggaaagaagaagaaaaaaacaaaaacgtcaAACCTACACACTAGACACTAAAGAGGTTTACTACATGGTACTAAGTTGTGACTGTATACTTGCCCAGGTGCAAAGCATCCAAAGAGTCCACTGTCACACACCAAACTGGATCATGGGTATAACCATGGCAACCAACTGAGTGCAGATCTGTGACGGGTGACGCTATAAAAGAACGCACGACCACACAGACGACAACTAAAAACTACTATGACAAACAGGTGAAACGGCGAGCTAACAGAGAAcaccaaacaaaaccacaacactACTCTACGGACTAGCTACCACGACACAAGACATGGGGAGGGGTTCACAATTCAGGCAGGTTGagaggtgggtggggggtttgAGCGGGTGGGGCAGGGGTAGTGGGACACCGGTTCCCTCTACAGAAAAATTCTGGAGTCCCTTTTCTTCGAACATACAAGGTCTTATTTTATTAACGCTAGTGCACCAAATCAGTTACAGTGttgaaaaagagagatggagggtaaagaaaaaggaaaaaaaacaaacctcagaGAAGTcagaagaagagatggaaaTCAAAAAGGACAGGTTGTGCAGGAATACAGTGTTACAAGAGTGACAGCAAACCAGTGAGTAAGAGCGTCTTCAGGCAGCACAGTGTGTCAGAGTGcgttaaaaaggaaaaacggaTAATTTCCTTTGCAGAGGAATGTAAAGACTTGTTTGCAGCTCCTTCAGCTAAATTGGCAGCAGTTTGACCTCGGCATGTCCAGCATTTATTATGATTTCATGCTTTAGAGATGTTTCAAAGCCCGTCGATCGACAAACACTGCGTGCTACAGCCACTACTGCATTAAAGTCCTTGTTTACaccatctccatggcaacagaaacaacaacaaacatgagCTCCGTCATGCACCATGGGAAATCAAGGAAATACGGGACACGCGAGCCGAAGCTGCAAGCCAATCTGCGAAACATAAAATTAGAAGAATACCGCCACAAAGCCGGTGTATCCCCTGAAAGGAAGTCAGtaaaaaaagtctgttttgaaaacagaaagaggagcaCAGATGTGATGCTAAAACACCAACGTATACCATTTTAACAGtgtaatttaaagaaaatagttggacattttgggaattAGGCGTATTGAATTTATTGTTGAGGGTTGGCTGAGATGATTGatataccactctcatgtctgcaggcttatgctgcgttccattacacctcgggTCACGGGACTCGGCATTACGACCTCAGCATTAATATGAAACTGCAAACAACAGTGCTAAGCTAAGTAAAACATGGGGGTGTTATCAATCTTGGCCTCTGCTAAGAAATAAAATACGCACATTTCCCGAATCAAAATCAGCAATGGCTTTAAGCAGCCCAACACGATCACATCATCACAGTGTGTATATCGCAGAAGAAACTATCACTTAACTTTAACCGTTTTTTAGTAAATCTACTGAATTTGGCTCTGATTAAATCCATTAACAATACAAATTACAATACAAAACCACAATCTAATCAGTGTGTTACCGTTTGTACAGTAcatcaaaattacaaaaaaatatggaaGTAACTCGCTGCAAGAGCTACTTGGTGACAGGCAGTGAAAGGGAAGACAAGGTGGACTCAACTCCAGTATTCGGgtttatgtgtatatgtgtgtccaTCTTCTGACAATACTGAGACTTTCACACCTCACAAAATCTCTCAAAggttatcttctttttttaacacttaCATTTGCATTAAGCTTAACTTGACTTGTGTCTGTCTACCTTCGCGCTCTCGCTCTGACATAAGAGCACTGGGGTTGAGTCAGGCCCTGTTTCACACTTGTACacaatgaggagaaaaaaaagaaatggtttctacacatttgaaaaaggaGACAAGGTGCAGCCAACTGATCATGAGGGTGCAGTGATGAGAAAGGCAGGAAAACTGTAATATCCCACTGCACCTGAAGCCTCTTGTAAAAACGTGAAACCATTTTGTGCACGTTGTGCACAGCGAGTGACAGGAGTGAGCCAAAGCAGAGCCGGATAACAGGAAAGCAGGGGCTTGGTTATTATCATGCGTTCAAAGTAAAGAATAGAAAATGGTGAGAAAACAAGTGTTGAGgagcattttttgtttgtttttgtggaggCAGAGCACCCAGGTTTCCTTTCATCAACTTCATTCACCCAAGTTTGTCCCGGTGAAAACAAAAGCGAGGGTGTGCGTTGTGGCGAGCGGACAGCCAGCAAATGACAGTGATGGGGATGGGAGGCCAGCACACCTTTAAAACAACAGCATTgtgacagaagagaaaaacagcatcaaaagaaagagagagataacagtgagttgttgttgttgttgttgttgttgtgtggttgTATGGCATGCCAAGGGCCAAGCCAAGCAAAGTGGACAGCGGTGGGTGGTCACAAGTGTACGGACGACAGTTGGTGGGTTTGATTGTTGCTTATCGGGTGTGTGATGAATAGAATgatagaaagaaataaagactgaaaaaagaaaatcatgacCAATCAACAGCAGTAGCCGTATAACGCATCTAAAGTAGAAATGTCGTGAATCTTCAGTTAttatcaaaaatacaaatataaatgttcGGGTCATGTTCGTCATCATCTGGAACGTTTTAACTTACAAATCTAATAAAATCCTTGGCCTTCCACTAACAGTCAATACAAAAGAGAGAATTACTACAAAAGTTTCTAAAACAAATCACAGTGCAAGCTGCcaaccacagacagacatacacgcagacagacagacatcaaatgaaatcatgaaaaaaaagtgctccgGAGAAAAGGGCTCGAGCTCGGGCCAAAAACCAAATATTAGAAGGCAGCAATGCCTTCTAATATTTATTCTAATACCATTAGCTACAGCACTCCTCCTCCAACAGATCCCAATAGcttacacatgaaaacacattctTCTACAAGTCAGGTATTATTCTAAGTATAAATCATTCTCTACCAA
Encoded proteins:
- the LOC118313762 gene encoding FERM, ARHGEF and pleckstrin domain-containing protein 1 isoform X1 codes for the protein MVEPAEGPSTAGQRLGAPESFGVSTLEPGLRPPAQPPGRLVSIRVQMLDDTQEVFQISQRSPGKVLFDLVCVHLNLTEGDYFGLEYQDQRKMMVWLDLLKPTLKQIRRPKNTILRFVVKFFPPDHTQLLEELTRYLFALQIKRDLACGNLICNDTSAALMVSHIIQSEIGDFDETQSWQHLLHNKYLPDQDAIRDKITDCHRKHVGQTPAESDYQLLEIARRLEMYGVRLHPAKDRDGTKLSLSVAHTGVLVFQGYTKINAFNWSKIRKLSFKRKRFLIKLRADPTQNAHHDTLEFAMASRDCCKIFWKICVEYHAFFRLFEEPKPKPKPILFTRGSSFRFSGRTQKQIFDYVKDSEVKKVPFERKHSKVLSHSGMSPHSSSFRSQVPKESAMSVADQPDSARLALRAECNGSEELPLVTAPANGFQDTPAASGSDPIQSRRNHHIIGSAPDPHLLNPGSPGSDDSPLGSPHVVVNGNGSANGQWVDDAGVLGPGQIPEGQQLSPLTSPLLTEAGYVRNEDEDEARRKKYPTDKAYFIAKELLTTERTYLKDLQVVTESFQSSVGKDEAFPDSVQNLISANYDPVHKFHQGFLKEVEQRLAQWEGRSNAHIKGDYQRIGDVLLKNIQGLRQLTVHLQKHSECLVELERACKSSRKVETLCRDFEQQRVCYLPFNIFLLRPLHRLLHYKLILERLCKHYPPTHEDFRDCRAALADISEMVLQLQGCMMKMENFQKLLELKKDLTGIDNLAIRGREFIRLGCLSKLSGKGLQQRMFFLFSDSLVYTSRGTTPANQFKVHGQLPLYGMTIRESEEEWGVPHSFTLFGQRQSVVVAASCASEMERWVEDIKMAIDLAEQSSSPTSDLLFTSLPDNKLLEDGAGEQESEEELCGSRTSLERQGHRGNTTVHVCWHRNTSVSMVDFSVAVENQLSGNLLRKFKNSNGWQKLWVVFTNFSLFFYKSHQDDYPLASLPLLGYSVTVPSESENIHKDYVFKLHFKSHVYYFRSESEYTFERWMEVIRSATCSSSQSLPSTRKDLY